In Misgurnus anguillicaudatus chromosome 5, ASM2758022v2, whole genome shotgun sequence, a genomic segment contains:
- the LOC129414496 gene encoding uncharacterized protein: MPLLSWCPGVSVAIKECPTCNGIVRFQEYSSGFHNFNNRVPLTLPLCQLLLSGLANKTTSGRMLNTLSFFNDNRYHHQLLRRAFHHFLSLTNFTFDFFCYQCGYHPTVIIADTNWKLAFDIPLGTFKRPDADSISDNDLEIDIAKSWSDLDKSQIAEGLISGESIANPYYTPVCHSTLAPWMGEHTRIGDILPKTEVKKAMKSRK, from the exons ATGCCCCTACTGTCCTGGTGTCCAGGTGTTTCTGTTGCCATCAAGGAGTGTCCAACATGCAACGGCATTGTGAGGTTCCAGGAGTATTCTTCTGGGTTTCACAACTTCAACAACCGTGTTCCCTTAACACTGCCTCTGTGTCAACTTCTCCTGTCTGGACTAGCA AACAAAACAACTAGTGGGCGGATGCTGAATACCTTGTCATTTTTCAATGACAACCGTTACCACCACCAATTACTGAGGAGAGCATTTCACCACTTTCTCTCCTTAACAAATTTCACTTTTGACTTCTTCTGCTACCAGTGTGGATATCATCCAACTGTAATTATAGCTGATACAAATTGGAAACTGGCATTTGATATCCCAC TTGGAACTTTTAAAAGGCCTGATGCAGATAGCATATCTGACAATGATCTGGAAATAGACATCGCAAAATCCTGGTCAGATCTGGACAAGTCACAAATAGCAGAAGGACTGATATCAG gAGAATCCATTGCAAACCCATATTACACACCTGTTTGCCACTCAACCTTAGCGCCGTGGATGGGGGAGCATACCAGAATTGGAGACATTCTACCTAAAACTGAAGTCAAGAAGGCAATGAAATCCAGAAAATAA